A region from the Panicum hallii strain FIL2 chromosome 1, PHallii_v3.1, whole genome shotgun sequence genome encodes:
- the LOC112902977 gene encoding anthranilate O-methyltransferase 2-like isoform X2: protein MKVERDLHMSRGDGQTSYASNSRLQEKSILKTRPVLHEAVAAARASASLSSAGAIVVADLGCSSGPNTLLVVSEVLDAVAAGRREAELLVTGGQQPPPPVQHVQFFLNDLPGNDFNLVFQSLELFKKLAARDKGDSLPPYYVAGLPGSFYTRLFPDRSVHLFHSSYCLMWRSKVPEELARGTVLNEGNIYIWEATPPSVVKLYRKQFQEDFSLFLKLRHKELASNGQMVLAFLGRKNQDVLRGEVSYMWGLLAQALQSLVKERRVEKEKLDSFNLPFYAPSVDEVRDVIRQSEAFDINHIHLFESNWDPHDDLDDSDLVLDSAQSGVNVAQSIRAVIEPLVAHHFGEHILDDLFEIYARNVAAHLRKVKTKYPVIVLSLAARRAPKYQANGDCYSLFAHGQFM, encoded by the exons ATGAAGGTAGAGCGCGACCTCCACATGAGCCGTGGCGACGGCCAGACCAGCTACGCTTCCAACTCCAGGCTTCAG GAGAAGTCGATACTGAAGACGAGGCCCGTGCTCCACGAGGCCgtggcggccgcgcgcgcgtcGGCGTCGCTCTCCTCCGCCGGCGCGATAGTCGTCGCGGACCTCGGCTGCTCGTCGGGGCCCAACACGCTCCTCGTCGTCTCCGAGGTGCTCGACGcggtcgccgccggccgccgggagGCGGAGCTGCTGGTGACGGGCGGCcagcaaccgccgccgccggtgcagcACGTGCAGTTCTTCCTGAACGACCTCCCCGGGAACGACTTCAACCTCGTCTTCCAGTCCCTGGAGCTGTTCAAGAAGCTGGCCGCAAGGGACAAGGGGGACTCCCTGCCGCCGTACTACGTCGCCGGGCTGCCGGGATCCTTCTACACCAGGCTCTTCCCCGACCGCTCCGTCCACCTCTTCCACTCCTCCTACTGCCTCATGTGGCGATCCAAG GTACCTGAGGAGCTCGCGAGAGGCACGGTTCTGAACGAGGGCAACATTTACATCTGGGAGGCCACGCCGCCGTCGGTGGTGAAGCTGTACCGGAAGCAGTTCCAGGAGGACTTCTCGCTGTTCCTCAAGCTGCGTCACAAGGAGCTCGCGTCGAACGGCCAGATGGTGCTGGCGTTCCTGGGCAGGAAGAACCAAGACGTGCTCCGTGGCGAGGTCAGCTACATGTGGGGGCTACTTGCGCAGGCTCTTCAGTCCCTAGTCAAAGAG CGCCGTGTGGAGAAGGAGAAGCTGGACTCCTTCAACCTGCCGTTCTACGCGCCTTCGGTGGACGAGGTGCGGGACGTGATCAGGCAGAGCGAGGCGTTCGACATCAACCACATCCACCTCTTCGAGTCCAACTGGGATCCCCATGACGACCTGGACGACAGCGACCTCGTGCTCGACAGCGCCCAGAGCGGCGTCAACGTCGCCCAGTCCATCAGGGCTGTGATCGAGCCCCTGGTCGCGCACCATTTCGGCGAGCACATACTCGACGATCTCTTCGAGATTTATGCGCGGAACGTCGCGGCGCACCTCCGGAAAGTGAAGACCAAGTACCCGGTCATCGTCCTGTCCTTGGCGGCGAGGCGCGCGCCGAAGTACCAAGCGAATGGCGATTGCTATTCGCTTTTCGCACACGGCCAGTTTATGTAG
- the LOC112902977 gene encoding anthranilate O-methyltransferase 2-like isoform X1, producing MKVERDLHMSRGDGQTSYASNSRLQEKSILKTRPVLHEAVAAARASASLSSAGAIVVADLGCSSGPNTLLVVSEVLDAVAAGRREAELLVTGGQQPPPPVQHVQFFLNDLPGNDFNLVFQSLELFKKLAARDKGDSLPPYYVAGLPGSFYTRLFPDRSVHLFHSSYCLMWRSKARTDLTNQQVVPEELARGTVLNEGNIYIWEATPPSVVKLYRKQFQEDFSLFLKLRHKELASNGQMVLAFLGRKNQDVLRGEVSYMWGLLAQALQSLVKERRVEKEKLDSFNLPFYAPSVDEVRDVIRQSEAFDINHIHLFESNWDPHDDLDDSDLVLDSAQSGVNVAQSIRAVIEPLVAHHFGEHILDDLFEIYARNVAAHLRKVKTKYPVIVLSLAARRAPKYQANGDCYSLFAHGQFM from the exons ATGAAGGTAGAGCGCGACCTCCACATGAGCCGTGGCGACGGCCAGACCAGCTACGCTTCCAACTCCAGGCTTCAG GAGAAGTCGATACTGAAGACGAGGCCCGTGCTCCACGAGGCCgtggcggccgcgcgcgcgtcGGCGTCGCTCTCCTCCGCCGGCGCGATAGTCGTCGCGGACCTCGGCTGCTCGTCGGGGCCCAACACGCTCCTCGTCGTCTCCGAGGTGCTCGACGcggtcgccgccggccgccgggagGCGGAGCTGCTGGTGACGGGCGGCcagcaaccgccgccgccggtgcagcACGTGCAGTTCTTCCTGAACGACCTCCCCGGGAACGACTTCAACCTCGTCTTCCAGTCCCTGGAGCTGTTCAAGAAGCTGGCCGCAAGGGACAAGGGGGACTCCCTGCCGCCGTACTACGTCGCCGGGCTGCCGGGATCCTTCTACACCAGGCTCTTCCCCGACCGCTCCGTCCACCTCTTCCACTCCTCCTACTGCCTCATGTGGCGATCCAAGGCACGCACAGATTTAACCAATCAACAAGTG GTACCTGAGGAGCTCGCGAGAGGCACGGTTCTGAACGAGGGCAACATTTACATCTGGGAGGCCACGCCGCCGTCGGTGGTGAAGCTGTACCGGAAGCAGTTCCAGGAGGACTTCTCGCTGTTCCTCAAGCTGCGTCACAAGGAGCTCGCGTCGAACGGCCAGATGGTGCTGGCGTTCCTGGGCAGGAAGAACCAAGACGTGCTCCGTGGCGAGGTCAGCTACATGTGGGGGCTACTTGCGCAGGCTCTTCAGTCCCTAGTCAAAGAG CGCCGTGTGGAGAAGGAGAAGCTGGACTCCTTCAACCTGCCGTTCTACGCGCCTTCGGTGGACGAGGTGCGGGACGTGATCAGGCAGAGCGAGGCGTTCGACATCAACCACATCCACCTCTTCGAGTCCAACTGGGATCCCCATGACGACCTGGACGACAGCGACCTCGTGCTCGACAGCGCCCAGAGCGGCGTCAACGTCGCCCAGTCCATCAGGGCTGTGATCGAGCCCCTGGTCGCGCACCATTTCGGCGAGCACATACTCGACGATCTCTTCGAGATTTATGCGCGGAACGTCGCGGCGCACCTCCGGAAAGTGAAGACCAAGTACCCGGTCATCGTCCTGTCCTTGGCGGCGAGGCGCGCGCCGAAGTACCAAGCGAATGGCGATTGCTATTCGCTTTTCGCACACGGCCAGTTTATGTAG